GCATTATTTCTGTTGGGCACACACGGCTAATTTCCAAAAGCCAAGCTCCCACCGCATTTTTTAGGAGCTAAGCGATCGACTTTGGTAAAAAACACTAAATTTGCCGACTCAGAAAATATCTAGCCAAGTAAATAGAATGACAATGGAGAAAGAGACAACAGGTGTACCAGCTTATGATCCAAATTTACCCCCAGTATATGACATCAATCAAATTGCGCAAATACTGCCTCACAGATACCCCTTTCTGTTGATTGACAAGATTTACCATTTGGACGATATTCATGTAGCAGGCATCAAAAACGTCACTTTCAACGAACCGTTTTTTCAAGGACACTTCCCCAACAACCCTGTCATGCCAGGTGTACTTCAAATCGAAGCTATGGCACAGATCGGTGGTATTTTGGTACTCAATTCTGTACCAGATCCAGAAAACTACTGGACGTACTTCCTAGGTGTAGAGGGCTTCAAATTTAGAAAAATGGTCTTGCCAGGTGACACCTTGGACATCAAATGCGAATTGCTGCAGCCGATCAAAAGAGGTATTGCCAAAATGAAAGGCACCGCGCACGTCAACGGAAAGTTGGCCTCTGAAGGATCAATGACTGCCAGCATCGTAAGAAAAGACGCCTAAACACATCCATTCAACATGGAAGTAATCCTTGACAAAATCAGTAAGCGGTTCTCCAACAAAGAATGGATTTTCAAGGATATAGAAGAGCACTTTCTTCCCGGTGATCGCATCGCCATCACCGGTTCCAATGGCAGTGGGAAATCTACCCTCCTCAAAACCATTGGTGGCATGACCCTGCCAAGCCATGGCGAGATCATTTACCGCTCTGACCAAGGCACACTGGACCAAGATCACTGGATTGACCATCTTGTATTTTCTAGCCCCTACCTCGAACTTATCGAAGATTTCAGTTTGCTAGAAATGCTCACGTTTCACTTCCAGTTCAAAACCATGCGCGAGGATCTATCCATAAACCAGATGATCCAAACCATGTACTTCCAAAAACAAGAAAACAAACTCATCAAGAATTTTTCGAGTGGCATGAAGCAGCGACTCAAGCTTGGTCTTTGTTTTTTCACCAAAGCCGACCTGCTGCTACTGGACGAACCCACAGCCAACCTAGATCAAACGGGAATCGACTGGTACCTGACGCAAATACAGCAACTCCCAAGCGAATGCACCCTCCTCATCGCCTCCAATCAAAGCCATGAATACAGCATGTGTACGAGGACCATTGAGATGAATCCCTAGCCCACCAAAAATACTATGATATATCCTTGAGATATAATTAGGTAGAGAACACAAAAAAAATTATTTTTGATATAGATCAAATTTTATTTTTTCAACAACAACAACAATTTAGTATTATGAAAAAGTTTTTAAACTATTTGCCTGCAGTACTTTTCCTATCGCTACTCACACTAGCAAGCTGTGGAGGAGATGACGACAGTGACGGTGACGATGGTGACGGAGGAAACAACCTCGAAGAAATCGCTACTGAACTCACTCATGCTACGGCAATTGCAACCAGCGTAAACGCTGAAGACGGACAAACAGACTTGATGTGGACAGAAGAAGGTGCTGTCTTTGAGATCAAATTCTCTGGAGACCTAGACGGTGGATCATACACAACTACCAATTCTAAAAACACTGATGTATGGCCTGCAAGTGGTACTTGGGCTTTCAAAGACGAGACAGGCACGGTCATTGTCAGAGACAATACGACGGACATAGACATCACTGTGACTGAAACTACACTCAAAATGAGCTTCGATTACACTTCTGCTGCAGCTAGAACTCATGTTGTAGATGGCGGATGGGTATTCAATATGGATTACACCGCTCAA
The DNA window shown above is from Reichenbachiella sp. 5M10 and carries:
- a CDS encoding ATP-binding cassette domain-containing protein, giving the protein MEVILDKISKRFSNKEWIFKDIEEHFLPGDRIAITGSNGSGKSTLLKTIGGMTLPSHGEIIYRSDQGTLDQDHWIDHLVFSSPYLELIEDFSLLEMLTFHFQFKTMREDLSINQMIQTMYFQKQENKLIKNFSSGMKQRLKLGLCFFTKADLLLLDEPTANLDQTGIDWYLTQIQQLPSECTLLIASNQSHEYSMCTRTIEMNP